A genome region from Trichoderma asperellum chromosome 7, complete sequence includes the following:
- a CDS encoding uncharacterized protein (antiSMASH:Cluster_7.4~EggNog:ENOG41), whose translation MSGIAKENTKAANQAWRRKPRKFAPKSRLGCKTCKIRRIKCDLSRPSCLKCQSTGRICDGYSEMLREIESNYSHNGMTHEADRGTTTSANHPEECYAKHHGLISQNLRPFMILPVTGSGQREAMDFFEYTSIKHLNEYRPSEPWRKSLLFFSQTVPSVRYAAIAVALANRNYLNRGSSDHLHQPPFSNDWLPHEVPLLYYNRAIQLLLKHESGDSDDTTAITLLVCYLFICFDQLAGNYVQAMKHLRGGVELSRNIHKAILNNNNTYDDTKALGVHALICQVTRQIHCLDMQAVAFLVDWTPADIQETLISQLACPNSAFQSLDQAADHLQSLVARVMSLRNTVQQMPLTGKIPLPPSSTKHIVLRQLETWSSLFENMLQHGSSYETDPESNPLISLLRLQHTIAWTFLSSSGPGREIEYDNFLTQFQQCVALAGDLAAVHERYSGSLKPTYTPEIGIIPVLYIIAAKCRHPVVRREAVGILRRQPIREAVWDSLVVARVVERIIEIEEGGIEKWEMSQSMEQIAVRQRIEAVSWVHVVGGQSAGKVDMRYTFCGREELHIESLMI comes from the exons ATGAGCGGGATTGCGAAAGAAAACACCAAGGCGGCCAATCAagcttggagaagaaagccTCGGAAGTTCGCTCCAAAGTCAAGACTGGGATGTAAGACTTGCAA GATAAGACGAATCAAATGCGATCTTTCTCGGCCTTCATGCTTGAAATGCCAGTCCACAGGTCGCATCTGTGACGGCTACAGCGAAATGCTCCGCGAGATTGAATCAAATTATTCTCACAACGGCATGACCCACGAAGCGGATAGAGGCACCACGACCAGTGCGAATCATCCAGAAGAATGTTATGCGAAACACCATGGCCTCATTTCGCAGAATCTCAGACCCTTTATGATCTTACCAGTGACCGGGTCAGGCCAAAGAGAGGCAATGGATTTTTTTGAGTATACTTCGATCAAGCATCTAAATGAATACCGCCCTAGTGAACCATGGCGGAAAAGTCTCCTGTTCTTCTCCCAAACGGTACCATCAGTGCGGTATGCTGCTATCGCAGTGGCCTTGGCCAACCGAAACTACCTGAATCGCGGTTCTAGCGACCATTTGCACCAACCGCCATTCTCGAATGACTGGCTACCACATGAGGTTCCCTTGCTTTACTATAATCGAGCCATCCAACTTCTTCTGAAGCATGAGAGCGGAGACAGCGACGATACGACAGCTATCACACTTTTGGTCTGCTatctcttcatctgctttGATCAGCTGGCGGGCAACTACGTACAAGCAATGAAGCACCTACGCGGAGGTGTTGAGCTCTCACGAAACATTCACAAGGCTATACTGAATAACAACAATACATATGACGATACCAAGGCCTTAGGGGTTCACGCACTTATTTGCCAGGTAACAAGACAGATCCACTGTCTTGATATGCAGGCCGTAGCGTTTCTGGTTGACTGGACTCCCGCCGATATCCAAGAAACACTCATATCCCAGCTTGCATGCCCCAACAGTGCCTTTCAGTCTCTCGACCAAGCCGCTGACCACCTACAGAGCCTCGTCGCTCGTGTAATGAGTCTACGCAATACGGTGCAGCAAATGCCCTTAACGGGCAAGATACCCCTGCCACCTTCGTCAACCAAGCATATAGTTCTTAGGCAGTTGGAAACGTGGTCGAGTCTCTTCGAAAACATGCTGCAACATGGCAGCTCCTATGAGACAGACCCTGAGAGTAATCCGCTTATCTCACTGCTACGCCTACAACATACTATCGCATGGACTTTCCTCAGTAGTTCCGGACCTGGCAGGGAAATAGAATACGACAACTTTTTGACTCAGTTCCAGCAATGCGTGGCGTTGGCAGGTGACTTAGCGGCAGTGCATGAGCGATATTCGGGGTCGTTAAAGCCGACATACACGCCGGAAATTGGAATTATCCCAGTGCTGTATATAATCGCGGCCAAATGCCGGCATCCTGTGGTCCGGCGCGAGGCCGTGGGTATTTTGAGGCGGCAACCGATACGGGAGGCGGTTTGGGATAGCCTCGTTGTTGCCAGGGTCGTTGAAAGGATAATAGAAATTGAGGAGGGTGGGATTGAGAAGTGGGAAATGTCACAGAGTATGGAACAGATTGCTGTGCGGCAGAGGATCGAGGCGGTGTCTTGGGTACATGTCGTCGGTGGACAGTCTGCGGGCAAAGTCGATATGAGGTATACGTTCTGCGGGCGGGAGGAACTGCATATCGAGTCTCTCATGATATAA
- a CDS encoding uncharacterized protein (antiSMASH:Cluster_7.4~EggNog:ENOG41), with product MLREIESNYSHNGMTHEADRGTTTSANHPEECYAKHHGLISQNLRPFMILPVTGSGQREAMDFFEYTSIKHLNEYRPSEPWRKSLLFFSQTVPSVRYAAIAVALANRNYLNRGSSDHLHQPPFSNDWLPHEVPLLYYNRAIQLLLKHESGDSDDTTAITLLVCYLFICFDQLAGNYVQAMKHLRGGVELSRNIHKAILNNNNTYDDTKALGVHALICQVTRQIHCLDMQAVAFLVDWTPADIQETLISQLACPNSAFQSLDQAADHLQSLVARVMSLRNTVQQMPLTGKIPLPPSSTKHIVLRQLETWSSLFENMLQHGSSYETDPESNPLISLLRLQHTIAWTFLSSSGPGREIEYDNFLTQFQQCVALAGDLAAVHERYSGSLKPTYTPEIGIIPVLYIIAAKCRHPVVRREAVGILRRQPIREAVWDSLVVARVVERIIEIEEGGIEKWEMSQSMEQIAVRQRIEAVSWVHVVGGQSAGKVDMRYTFCGREELHIESLMI from the coding sequence ATGCTCCGCGAGATTGAATCAAATTATTCTCACAACGGCATGACCCACGAAGCGGATAGAGGCACCACGACCAGTGCGAATCATCCAGAAGAATGTTATGCGAAACACCATGGCCTCATTTCGCAGAATCTCAGACCCTTTATGATCTTACCAGTGACCGGGTCAGGCCAAAGAGAGGCAATGGATTTTTTTGAGTATACTTCGATCAAGCATCTAAATGAATACCGCCCTAGTGAACCATGGCGGAAAAGTCTCCTGTTCTTCTCCCAAACGGTACCATCAGTGCGGTATGCTGCTATCGCAGTGGCCTTGGCCAACCGAAACTACCTGAATCGCGGTTCTAGCGACCATTTGCACCAACCGCCATTCTCGAATGACTGGCTACCACATGAGGTTCCCTTGCTTTACTATAATCGAGCCATCCAACTTCTTCTGAAGCATGAGAGCGGAGACAGCGACGATACGACAGCTATCACACTTTTGGTCTGCTatctcttcatctgctttGATCAGCTGGCGGGCAACTACGTACAAGCAATGAAGCACCTACGCGGAGGTGTTGAGCTCTCACGAAACATTCACAAGGCTATACTGAATAACAACAATACATATGACGATACCAAGGCCTTAGGGGTTCACGCACTTATTTGCCAGGTAACAAGACAGATCCACTGTCTTGATATGCAGGCCGTAGCGTTTCTGGTTGACTGGACTCCCGCCGATATCCAAGAAACACTCATATCCCAGCTTGCATGCCCCAACAGTGCCTTTCAGTCTCTCGACCAAGCCGCTGACCACCTACAGAGCCTCGTCGCTCGTGTAATGAGTCTACGCAATACGGTGCAGCAAATGCCCTTAACGGGCAAGATACCCCTGCCACCTTCGTCAACCAAGCATATAGTTCTTAGGCAGTTGGAAACGTGGTCGAGTCTCTTCGAAAACATGCTGCAACATGGCAGCTCCTATGAGACAGACCCTGAGAGTAATCCGCTTATCTCACTGCTACGCCTACAACATACTATCGCATGGACTTTCCTCAGTAGTTCCGGACCTGGCAGGGAAATAGAATACGACAACTTTTTGACTCAGTTCCAGCAATGCGTGGCGTTGGCAGGTGACTTAGCGGCAGTGCATGAGCGATATTCGGGGTCGTTAAAGCCGACATACACGCCGGAAATTGGAATTATCCCAGTGCTGTATATAATCGCGGCCAAATGCCGGCATCCTGTGGTCCGGCGCGAGGCCGTGGGTATTTTGAGGCGGCAACCGATACGGGAGGCGGTTTGGGATAGCCTCGTTGTTGCCAGGGTCGTTGAAAGGATAATAGAAATTGAGGAGGGTGGGATTGAGAAGTGGGAAATGTCACAGAGTATGGAACAGATTGCTGTGCGGCAGAGGATCGAGGCGGTGTCTTGGGTACATGTCGTCGGTGGACAGTCTGCGGGCAAAGTCGATATGAGGTATACGTTCTGCGGGCGGGAGGAACTGCATATCGAGTCTCTCATGATATAA
- a CDS encoding uncharacterized protein (antiSMASH:Cluster_7.4), which yields MKLLEGQYEGQIHVTEKILMAAARNDSSGEAIMELLLGQHSDKILTTEEMMKTQR from the coding sequence ATGAAACTTCTTGAGGGCCAGTATGAAGGCCAAATTCACGTCACCGAGAAGATtttgatggcagcagcgaggaATGACAGCAGTGGCGAGGCAATTATGGAactccttcttggccagcatAGCGATAAAATCCTTACTACcgaggagatgatgaagacgcagCGCTGA
- a CDS encoding uncharacterized protein (antiSMASH:Cluster_7.4~EggNog:ENOG41), translating into MLFDNEYNLVGIIDWSHAQAGPLEQLSACPELVIFPGLSDEENKPIVEFKNLIVESIREMERNQEKRPPLDYPEMDSLLSSNVTPLSAYMASRSAEITHRQYMASPRGSLWAGQMVAKLIYGQSVTWEQLREVYGAMPLF; encoded by the coding sequence ATGCTTTTTGACAACGAGTACAATCTGGTTGGGATTATTGACTGGAGTCACGCGCAAGCAGGTCCTCTCGAGCAGCTGTCAGCCTGCCCGGAATTAGTCATCTTTCCGGGGTTATCAGATGAGGAAAATAAGCCTATTGTCGAGTTCAAGAATCTTATTGTGGAGTCGATAAGGGAAATGGAAAGAAATCAAGAAAAGAGGCCGCCTTTGGATTATCCGGAGATGGACTCACTATTGAGCTCGAATGTTACGCCCCTTTCCGCCTACATGGCTTCTAGGAGTGCAGAGATCACCCATCGTCAGTACATGGCTTCACCAAGGGGGAGTCTTTGGGCTGGCCAGATGGTTGCAAAGCTTATCTATGGACAGAGTGTCACTTGGGAACAGCTTAGAGAAGTATACGGTGCAATGCCCCTTTTTTAG
- a CDS encoding uncharacterized protein (antiSMASH:Cluster_7.4~EggNog:ENOG41) has product MERPNNGWEGFASLSPDSDKHKRIQLLLSSANFEHLKARAIESRKKHQANLPPNLECDINLTHFTSGFSNVVLELAFSDDVCWIARIPYQDFDDGDRIPMLSEIATMKMIHKNTTIPIPHVFEIEASADQLFGYPYIIMEYLSGRILPNGLATTIPLQYRVKVAQQLANLFSGL; this is encoded by the coding sequence atggagagaccAAACAATGGCTGGGAGGGTTTTGCAAGCCTGAGCCCAGATTCAGATAAACATAAGCGaatccagcttctcctctcttcagcAAATTTTGAACATTTGAAGGCGCGTGCAATAGAGTCGCGGAAAAAACACCAAGCGAACCTACCCCCAAATTTGGAGTGCGATATCAACTTGACTCATTTTACATCTGGTTTCAGCAACGTGGTTCTGGAGCTTGCGTTTTCAGACGACGTGTGCTGGATTGCTCGTATCCCGTATCAAGATTTCGATGACGGCGACAGAATCCCAATGCTCAGTGAGATTGCTacaatgaagatgatccataaaaatactactatCCCAATACCTCATGTCTTCGAAATCGAGGCATCCGCGGACCAACTTTTTGGTTACCCGTACATCATAATGGAGTACCTAAGTGGCCGTATCCTTCCCAATGGGCTAGCAACCACTATACCCCTCCAATATCGGGTCAAAGTGGCCCAACAGCTTGCAAATCTTTTTTCAGGGCTTTAG
- a CDS encoding putative NRPS-like protein biosynthetic cluster (antiSMASH:Cluster_7.4~EggNog:ENOG41~SMCOG1002:AMP-dependent synthetase and ligase), producing the protein MSSLTTSDLSKLWARNAQVPNTISRTVQELIARRASLQSNQPAIAAWDGDYTYGQFMHLASNLANHLSQHVYPRSGKVLPIVMSKSKWMPIAMVGALLGGWGIAPLDIATPTARLAQILDILDPPCILTTSEDTIAVSTAVPALAVDRFGLEDRSLSGPEQTTGKASAKVAAIVFTSGSTGSPKGVMLGPECISTSAAYGSQILQLGQGSRLFQFSSYSFDVSLHEIFMTLVAGGCLCIPSEAERLNNLVAAIQRMKANFICTTPSVMMSVLAEAVVSTPIEVAVLTGEALTSRISPLFDMGISLFSWYGATECPVVSLTPLVEENWASSQISSRHPGNCWVVQSEDSDVLCAFGEVGELLVESPMLTLGYLNAPQQTEAAFVVDPAWLTDGHGRVAGRRGRLYRTGDLVRNNRDWTLDYIGRKDTMVKIRGQRVDLSAVEFHIWNCLRSGDLGSPVRVKELVVEAIIPSQGSENASVSCFLYVERQLNLQPQCLPQKHLTKSTSLPCINLYAPDTLLQGLQAEIDRALRAVLPDYMVPSLYFQLSEMPFTPSGKVNRRLLRSLALQISSHDLLACRTFPQEDYILPHNGTELALQRLWAEVLGMDAATVHTNMSFLQCGGDSLRAILLSKALKTEFNLPTTVPQLLRRETTIQYLATLLEQHESGQTVDGPQMDIATILESWVASLGNVSINAPTSHSLGTRGSQVLLTGATGYLGTHILGELFNNHQVSKIVVIVRAADIGIARERVREVAITAGWWQKSAFCRIEVWVGNLAQPQLGLQEEQWIEMSNIDTIIHNGAVVHYGADYDVLERANVISTFHLLEVALQSQRLRTFIFISGGIKQGPGQSEADYQQTLNGSEGYSQTKYVSEQLTLAAGRLCNEMVHTNNEELSRTFMVIKPGYIIGDEVSGLSNTDDFIWKLVAGAVRMGSFPSDPPDYWLDIAEVTYVAKHITYQALLRAFNASPGPITPPRSIHSGCSSPSHEDARENRTVNSTVIFDDLSRGLPVHRFWHAIQSQAQISLKQLDWDSWIGQANADLERDQEAHPLWSIQQHLGPSLGSRTPAKEVRLRSMEASGTLNEVEAAVRRCVEYLCNIQFIFLPFKEVSINPSYVNGMHPENDSSDSFTDDDEHHHLAKKRAVVQGKLHHPIINRSKLTDWS; encoded by the coding sequence ATGTCCTCACTTACAACATCAGATCTTTCCAAACTATGGGCACGGAATGCTCAAGTTCCCAATACGATTTCCAGAACCGTCCAAGAGCTCATTGCCCGGCGTGCAAGCCTGCAGAGTAATCAGCCAGCTATTGCTGCCTGGGATGGAGATTACACCTATGGACAATTCATGCATCTGGCGTCAAATCTAGCCAATCACCTATCTCAACATGTGTATCCACGCTCTGGCAAGGTACTGCCAATCGTGATGAGCAAATCAAAATGGATGCCCATAGCCATGGTCGGGGCTCTGCTTGGAGGCTGGGGAATAGCTCCTCTAGATATTGCTACGCCAACGGCTAGGCTTGCCCAAATTCTGGACATCCTGGATCCACCTTGCATCCTTACAACATCGGAGGACACAATAGCAGTCAGTACAGCAGTACCAGCTCTTGCTGTGGACAGATTCGGCCTTGAAGACCGGTCGTTGAGTGGCCCAGAGCAGACTACTGGGAAGGCATCTGCAAAAGTTGCAGCCATTGTGTTTACATCAGGCAGCACCGGATCGCCAAAAGGTGTAATGCTCGGCCCAGAATGCATCTCAACCTCTGCAGCATACGGATCGCAAATCCTCCAACTTGGCCAGGGCTCTCGGCTTTTCCAATTTTCCTCTTACTCATTTGATGTAAGCCTGCATGAGATTTTTATGACTCTGGTAGCTGGCGGATGTCTCTGTATTCCTTCAGAAGCGGAGAGACTAAACAACCTCGTCGCAGCTATCCAAAGGATGAAGGCAAATTTTATTTGTACCACGCCCTCTGTCATGATGTCCGTGTTGGCTGAAGCCGTTGTCTCGACGCCAATTGAAGTAGCTGTGTTAACGGGTGAGGCACTTACATCAAGAATTAGCCCCTTGTTTGACATGGGTATTTCTCTATTTAGTTGGTACGGCGCAACTGAGTGTCCCGTCGTTTCCCTTACCCCCTTGGTTGAAGAGAACTGGGCATCTTCTCAGATAAGTTCTCGGCATCCTGGGAACTGCTGGGTGGTCCAATCTGAGGACTCGGATGTTCTCTGTGCATTCGGTGAGGTGGGAGAATTATTAGTGGAAAGTCCGATGCTGACATTGGGGTATCTGAATGCTCCACAGCAAACAGAGGCAGCCTTTGTTGTTGACCCAGCATGGCTAActgatggccatggccgtgTTGCTGGTCGACGGGGCAGACTGTATAGGACTGGTGATCTTGTACGAAACAATCGAGACTGGACGCTTGACTATATCGGCCGTAAGGATACCATGGTCAAAATACGTGGCCAACGTGTTGATCTGAGCGCAGTCGAGTTTCATATCTGGAACTGCCTTCGGTCAGGAGATCTGGGATCGCCCGTCCGAGTAAAAGAGTTAGTTGTTGAGGCGATAATACCCAGCCAAGGTAGTGAAAATGCCAGCGTTTCTTGCTTTTTATACGTGGAACGCCAGCTCAATCTTCAACCCCAGTGCTTGCCGCAGAAACATCTAACCAAGTCAACAAGCCTACCATGCATCAATCTCTATGCGCCTGACACACTGTTGCAGGGCCTTCAAGCAGAAATTGATCGTGCGTTACGGGCAGTACTTCCTGACTATATGGTGCCGTCCCTGTATTTCCAATTGTCTGAAATGCCATTCACTCCTTCCGGAAAAGTTAACAGAAGGCTTTTGCGCTCTTTAGCATTGCAGATATCTAGTCATGACTTGCTGGCATGCCGTACGTTTCCACAGGAAGACTATATTTTACCCCATAATGGCACTGAGTTGGCGCTTCAGAGACTCTGGGCAGAAGTGCTAGGAATGGACGCGGCCACTGTTCACACAAACATGAGCTTTCTTCAATGTGGCGGAGACTCTCTTCGTGCCATTCTCCTCTCCAAGGCATTAAAGACAGAATTCAACTTGCCCACCACAGTCCCGCAGCTCTTACGCCGGGAGACTACGATCCAATATCTCGCAACACTGCTGGAGCAGCACGAAAGTGGGCAGACAGTCGATGGGCCGCAGATGGATATAGCTACTATTCTGGAATCTTGGGTAGCAAGCCTTGGAAATGTATCCATAAACGCTCCAACGTCGCATTCTCTAGGAACTCGAGGCTCCCAAGTATTACTAACGGGTGCGACTGGGTATCTGGGGACACATATCTTGGGCGAGCTATTCAACAACCACCAAGTGAGCAAGATTGTTGTAATAGTACGCGCAGCAGATATTGGTATAGCAAGAGAACGGGTTCGTGAAGTAGCGATTACTGCAGGCTGGTGGCAGAAGAGTGCATTCTGTCGCATCGAAGTCTGGGTAGGGAACTTGGCCCAACCACAGTTGGGtcttcaagaagaacaatGGATCGAGATGTCCAATATTGACACAATCATTCATAACGGTGCTGTTGTCCATTATGGTGCTGACTACGATGTCCTGGAGAGAGCAAATGTCATCTCAACATTCCATTTACTAGAGGTTGCTCTCCAATCCCAGCGCCTCCGAACCTTTATCTTCATCTCTGGCGGCATCAAGCAAGGCCCAGGTCAGTCAGAAGCAGACTATCAACAGACTCTCAACGGGTCTGAAGGATACAGCCAGACCAAGTATGTGTCGGAACAACTAACCTTGGCTGCGGGCCGCCTGTGCAACGAAATGGTCCACACGAACAATGAGGAATTGAGTCGCACCTTTATGGTCATCAAACCTGGTTACATCATTGGCGATGAGGTGTCTGGCCTCTCCAACACCGATGACTTTATCTGGAAGCTGGTTGCTGGAGCCGTCCGCATGGGATCCTTTCCTTCTGACCCGCCAGACTACTGGCTGGACATAGCAGAGGTCACCTATGTCGCAAAACACATAACTTACCAAGCGCTGCTACGGGCATTCAATGCTTCCCCTGGGCCTATTACGCCCCCTAGGTCTATACACAGTGGTTGCTCTAGTCCCAGCCACGAGGATGCTCGCGAGAATAGAACCGTCAACTCCACTGTGATATTTGATGACCTGAGCCGCGGTTTGCCAGTACACCGCTTCTGGCATGCCATCCAGTCACAAGCTCAGATTTCTCTAAAACAACTGGACTGGGATTCGTGGATTGGCCAAGCCAATGCTGATCTTGAGCGAGACCAGGAAGCCCACCCCCTATGGAGCATACAGCAGCATTTGGGGCCGAGCCTTGGCAGTAGGACGCCGGCTAAAGAAGTTAGGCTTAGGTCAATGGAAGCATCCGGTACCCTGAACGAGGTTGAAGCGGCGGTCCGTCGCTGTGTAGAGTACCTCTGCAATATCCAATTCATCTTCCTTCCGTTCAAGGAGGTATCTATAAACCCTTCATATGTGAATGGTATGCATCCAGAAAACGACAGCAGCGACAGTTTTACAGACGACGATGAGCACCATCATCTAGCAAAAAAGAGGGCAGTAGTCCAAGGCAAACTTCACCATCCAATTATCAACCGATCCAAATTGACGGACTGGAGCTGA
- a CDS encoding putative secondary metabolism biosynthetic enzyme (antiSMASH:Cluster_7.4~EggNog:ENOG41~SMCOG1139:aminotransferase class V), whose amino-acid sequence MSPSITTENGECASHHLNGKTATEATKYSNGAANPSETIRDAIDTEQVRSHFPILSSGETVLFNNASGTVILRDAVTAASDRMNAMPLDRGDGDPRSDAAQAEYAENWNECAAFINAEPSEIAFGPSTTALMRLLSQSIQPYLNTDAEMVCSTLCHEAAAASWVLLARNLGITIKWWTPSQDETDSPCLTVESLKPLLTPKTRLVTCNHVSNVVGTIHPIRELADLVHTIPGCMIAVDGVAWAPHRPVDVKALDVDFYCFSWYKVFGPHLAQLYAHRRAQDRYMSSINHYFLDHSSLDGKLHLGNVCYELEAMCGPISKYLGNLGWDAIIQQETVLTKVFLDYLLSRPTVYRVFGKRTADPSQRVSIVIFEVLGRKSSDVVMQIHVRDKFRLLWGDGWAPRATFDVLRPHSDGIIRASFVHYNTVSEVLALCNELEEVISTCN is encoded by the exons ATGTCACCTAGTATCACGACGGAAAACGGCGAATGTGCCTCCCATCATCTTAACGGGAAGACCGCAACGGAAGCCACGAAATACAGCAATGGAGCTGCCAATCCTAGCGAGACTATTCGTGATGCGATTGACACGGAACAAGTCCGATCTCACTTTCCCATTCTCAGCAGCGGGGAGACTGTTCTGTTCAACAATGCGTCAGGGACTGTGATACTGCGGGATGCTGTCACGGC AGCGAGTGATCGCATGAATGCTATGCCACTTGACCGTGGAGACGGAGACCCTCGAAGTGACGCGGCACAAGCCGAATATGCCGAGAATTGGAACGAGTGTGCGGCTTTCATCAATGCTGAGCCGTCGGAGATTG CCTTCGGACCGTCCACAACTGCTTTGATGCGGCTGTTAAGTCAGTCCATACAACCATATCTCAACACAGACGCCGAAATGGTCTGCTCTACCCTGTGTCATGAAGCGGCTGCAGCTTCATGGGTCCTTCTCGCCCGAAATCTGGGCATCACCATTAAATGGTGGACACCGTCACAAGACGAGACTGATAGCCCTTGCCTGACGGTTGAGTCACTCAAGCCTCTTCTGACTCCCAAAACACGCCTCGTTACTTGTAACCACGTCTCCAATGTGGTTGGAACAATCCATCCGATTCGGGAGCTGGCCGACCTTGTTCATACCATCCCCGGCTGCATGATTGCTGTGGACGGAGTCGCCTGGGCTCCCCATCGTCCCGTTGACGTCAAAGCACTTGACGTGGATTTCTACTGCTTCAGCTGGTACAAAGTCTTTGGTCCACACCTGGCGCAGTTATACGCACACCGCCGCGCACAAGACCGTTACATgagcagcatcaaccattACTTCCTCGACCACTCCAGCCTTGACGGCAAACTTCACTTGGGCAATGTTTGCTACGAGCTGGAAGCAATGTGTGGCCCCATATCCAAGTATTTGGGCAATCTTGGGTGGGACGCCATCATCCAGCAGGAGACAGTCCTGACTAAAGTCTTTTTGGACTACTTGCTCAGCCGGCCCACGGTCTACCGAGTGTTTGGAAAGCGTACTGCAGATCCAAGTCAACGCGTGTCAATTGTGATATTCGAGGTACTTGGACGCAAGTCTAGTGATGTTGTGATGCAGATTCATGTTCGTGACAAATTCCGGCTCTTATGGGGTGATGGTTGGGCACCGCGAGCAACATTTGATGTTCTGCGGCCTCACAGCGACGGGATTATTCGAGCCAGCTTTGTTCACTATAACACGGTGAGCGAGGTTCTAGCATTGTGTAatgagctggaggaggtAATCTCCACTTGTAATTAA
- a CDS encoding uncharacterized protein (antiSMASH:Cluster_7.4~SECRETED:SignalP(1-28)), with amino-acid sequence MSLHVTASFRSLFVGLFTIAVLSLSVRGSSEPNLEDLWGSDWAFSGISTFNHLPHSRCLVNRSEAFDIAIVGVPFDSLTTYRSGTREGPKAIRWASGRHLSGRSFHPSLHFNPYESWAKVLDCGDIPVVPIDPVLAMEQMGEALTELMSHATSDKSPWSHPRLVLLGGDHSIVLPMLRALNRVRKEPVALLHFDAHIDTMDPDSYPRKAWKSQASEIHHGTVFWQAAQEGLLIPGHLVHAGVHGRVSSLQDFHSDDSLGFLRISVEEMDDEGPNAIIKKIHDKIGEDVPVYVSIDIDVLDPAFAPGTGAPETGGWSSRELMRVMTVLSKLHVVGVDIVEVTPAYDSAGGDTAFAAANLAYESISMMVQNEIKKSKSGTQASLKDPMEDLQWNLHATYGQN; translated from the exons ATGAGTTTGCATGTCACAGCTTCTTTTCGATCCCTGTTTGTGGGTCTCTTTACCATAGCTGTCCTTTCCTTGTCTGTGAGAGGATCTTCAGAGCCTAATCTTGAAGATCTATGGGGTTCTGAC TGGGCATTCTCTGGTATTTCGACATTCAACCACCTCCCACACTCACGATGTTTGGTCAATCGCTCCGAAGCATTTGATATCGCCATTGTAGGCGTCCCTTTCGATTCTCTTACTACATACCGATCAG GAACTCGTGAGGGACCAAAGGCAATTCGATGGGCATCTGGACGCCATCTCTCGGGGAGAAGCTTCCATCCCAGCCTTCACTTCAACCCATATGAATCATGGGCAAAGGTTCTAGACTGCGGCGACATACCCGTCGTTCCAATAGACCCTGTTCTAGCAATGGAGCAGATGGGTGAAGCCTTAACTGAGCTAATGTCACACGCTACATCAGACAAGAGCCCATGGAGCCATCCACGGCTTGTGCTTCTTGGCGGTGACCACTCTATTGTGCTTCCCATGCTCCGGGCTCTAAATAGGGTTCGAAAAGAGCCTGTCGCGCTTCTCCATTTCGATGCACACATCGATACGATGGATCCCGACTCGTACCCACGGAAGGCCTGGAAATCTCAGGCTTCTGAGATCCACCACGGCACGGTGTTTTGGCAGGCCGCTCAAGAGGGCCTACTGATCCCGGGCCATCTAGTTCACGCTGGCGTTCACGGCAGAGTCTCGAGCCTGCAGGATTTCCACAGCGATGATTCCCTCGGATTCCTGCGCATCTCTGtcgaggagatggatgatgaaggcccaaatgccatcatcaagaaGATTCACGATAAAATCGGGGAGGATGTGCCTGTGTATGTCAGCATCGATATTGACGTGCTTGATCCGGCGTTTGCCCCTGGAACCGGGGCGCCTGAAACGGGTGGCTGGTCGTCTCGTGAGCTGATGAGAGTCATGACTGTGTTATCCAAGCTTCACGTTGTTGGCGTGGATATCGTAGAGGTCACTCCAGCCTATGACAGCGCTGGAGGTGATACAGCTTTTGCGGCAGCAAATCTTGCATATGAATCCATCTCAATGATGGTTCAAAACGagataaaaaagagtaaatcGGGGACACAAGCGAGCTTGAAGGATCCGATGGAGGATTTGCAATGGAATTTGCACGCAACCTATGGACAGAACTGA